A part of Nitrospirota bacterium genomic DNA contains:
- the secF gene encoding protein translocase subunit SecF encodes MIELIKKTNIDFMGKKYYAFILSGIIFLIGIVAIVQIARGRANLGIDFTGGTAVQIKFEKPFLLNDVRKSLEEGGLKDFDLQDMPVEKKILIRVKKEEKTLGSSSEKIVSILSQRYSDQKIFVESTTEIGPKVGKRLRKDALWAILAAAIGLLIYIAWRFQFRFGIGATIATLHDVFAVLAFFFILNREINLVIVSALLAIAGYSLTDTVVVFDRIRENLKIRYRDPVNVVINQSINEVLSRTIITSLTTLFTAFALFIFGGEVIHDFALAIIIGIMVGTYSSIFISSPIVLLWGGKRPFAKK; translated from the coding sequence ATGATAGAACTTATAAAGAAAACAAATATTGATTTCATGGGCAAAAAATACTATGCCTTTATACTTTCTGGAATAATTTTTCTAATAGGAATTGTTGCAATTGTTCAGATTGCAAGAGGCAGGGCTAATCTGGGAATAGATTTTACAGGTGGCACTGCTGTACAGATAAAGTTTGAAAAACCCTTTCTTTTAAACGATGTGAGGAAATCACTTGAAGAAGGTGGACTTAAGGACTTTGACCTTCAGGATATGCCAGTTGAAAAGAAAATTCTTATAAGAGTCAAGAAGGAAGAGAAAACCCTCGGCAGTTCTTCTGAAAAAATAGTCTCAATACTTTCTCAGCGTTATTCAGATCAAAAAATTTTTGTTGAATCCACAACAGAGATAGGGCCTAAAGTTGGGAAAAGGCTCAGGAAAGATGCCCTCTGGGCTATCTTGGCTGCAGCCATCGGTCTTTTAATTTATATTGCTTGGAGGTTTCAGTTCAGATTCGGGATTGGAGCTACGATTGCCACACTTCACGATGTATTTGCAGTACTTGCTTTCTTCTTCATCCTAAATCGTGAAATAAATCTTGTTATTGTTTCAGCACTTCTTGCTATTGCAGGTTATTCTCTTACTGATACAGTTGTTGTATTTGATAGGATCAGGGAGAATTTAAAAATCAGGTATCGGGACCCTGTAAACGTTGTTATAAACCAGAGTATTAATGAAGTACTTTCAAGAACTATTATTACGAGCCTGACAACCTTATTCACTGCATTTGCCCTTTTCATCTTTGGAGGAGAAGTTATACATGATTTTGCCCTCGCTATTATTATTGGTATTATGGTAGGGACATATTCTTCAATTTTCATTTCTAGTCCGATTGTCCTGCTATGGGGAGGAAAAAGGCCTTTTGCTAAAAAATAG
- a CDS encoding bifunctional (p)ppGpp synthetase/guanosine-3',5'-bis(diphosphate) 3'-pyrophosphohydrolase, whose translation MEDKPITIDNLIKKVTSYNPDADIEILKRAYFFSSEAHCSQRRIEGSPYIEHPLSVASILADMKMDVATIAAGLLHDTIEDTDTTVKDIKDLFGKEIAFLVQSLTKLSKIEFATREKEQAENFRKMLLAMSEDIRVILIKFADRLHNMQTLKHLPENKQQRIASETLEIYAPLANRLGIGWLKTEFEDLSFKHLVPELYNDLVKKVAKRKEEQEQYLKEVSELIVKKLKEEGIPGTVSWRIKHYYGIYQKMLKQEITFEQVHDVLGLRIITDTKANCYAILGLIHSLWTPIPGRFKDYIGVPKSNMYQSLHTTVFGPKGERVEFQIRTMEMHMVAEHGIASHWRYKEKGRIDEKSDKYISWLRDIIQAQRDLVDASDFLEAVKGEVEPEVIYVFTPKGEIKEMPIGSSPVDFAYSIHTEVGNRCVGAKVNDRIVPLKYTLRSGDTVEIITSPTQNPSRDWLKFVVTQRAKSKIKQWIKAEDRKQSIELGSKLFENEVRRHDLSLSIVKSEEMQKILNFFNIQSIEDLYAFIGYGKLSAHQVVNKLIPEKPPEEPLVTKVTKIPKEQKGITIKGVDNVLYHTAKCCYPVAGDKLIGFVTRGRGVTIHRKDCANLDRLALDDARLVEVDWKADGNATSSARLIVETVDKPGMLANLSAVISSVDVNISHLEASSTEDKKAHIIFILDVKDKNQLLTLIQKIVQIEGVLKVSR comes from the coding sequence ATGGAAGATAAACCCATAACTATTGACAACCTTATCAAAAAAGTCACTTCCTACAATCCTGACGCAGATATCGAGATTTTAAAGCGCGCATATTTTTTTTCAAGTGAAGCTCACTGTAGCCAGAGGCGAATAGAGGGTTCACCTTATATAGAGCATCCTCTTTCAGTTGCTTCAATACTTGCTGATATGAAGATGGATGTTGCAACCATTGCAGCAGGTCTCCTTCATGATACCATCGAAGATACTGATACAACAGTGAAAGATATAAAAGATCTTTTCGGAAAAGAGATTGCTTTTCTCGTTCAATCACTAACGAAACTTTCCAAGATTGAATTCGCAACAAGAGAAAAAGAACAGGCTGAAAACTTCAGAAAGATGCTCCTCGCAATGTCAGAAGATATAAGGGTTATACTGATAAAGTTCGCTGATAGATTGCATAATATGCAAACACTTAAGCATCTTCCAGAAAATAAGCAACAGAGGATTGCATCAGAGACTCTTGAAATATATGCTCCCCTTGCAAATAGACTTGGTATCGGCTGGTTGAAGACAGAATTCGAAGACCTCAGTTTCAAGCATCTGGTACCCGAACTTTACAATGACCTCGTTAAAAAGGTCGCAAAAAGAAAAGAGGAACAGGAACAATATCTGAAAGAGGTTTCGGAGCTCATTGTAAAAAAGCTTAAGGAAGAAGGGATACCTGGCACTGTATCATGGAGAATAAAACATTATTACGGCATCTATCAAAAAATGCTAAAACAGGAAATAACCTTTGAGCAGGTTCACGACGTGCTCGGATTGAGAATCATTACAGATACCAAAGCAAACTGCTATGCAATACTCGGCCTTATTCATTCTTTATGGACCCCTATACCTGGAAGATTTAAAGACTATATTGGCGTCCCTAAATCAAATATGTATCAATCTCTTCATACAACTGTTTTCGGGCCAAAAGGTGAAAGAGTTGAATTTCAGATAAGGACAATGGAAATGCATATGGTAGCAGAACATGGTATAGCATCTCATTGGAGATACAAGGAAAAGGGCAGGATTGATGAAAAAAGTGATAAATATATATCCTGGCTCAGGGATATTATACAGGCTCAGAGAGACCTTGTAGATGCAAGTGACTTCCTTGAAGCAGTGAAAGGCGAAGTTGAACCTGAGGTCATATATGTATTCACTCCAAAGGGAGAAATAAAAGAGATGCCAATAGGTTCCAGTCCTGTAGATTTTGCATACAGTATTCATACTGAAGTTGGTAATAGATGCGTAGGAGCCAAAGTAAATGACAGAATTGTTCCTTTGAAGTATACCCTTAGAAGTGGTGATACTGTTGAGATTATTACCTCTCCAACACAAAATCCAAGTCGAGATTGGTTGAAATTTGTTGTAACACAACGCGCTAAAAGCAAGATAAAACAATGGATTAAGGCTGAGGACCGGAAGCAGAGCATAGAGTTGGGCAGTAAGCTTTTCGAAAATGAAGTCAGAAGGCATGATCTCAGCCTTTCTATTGTAAAGTCTGAAGAGATGCAGAAAATTTTAAATTTTTTCAATATCCAGTCGATAGAAGATCTTTACGCCTTTATTGGTTATGGGAAATTATCTGCTCATCAGGTTGTCAATAAACTAATACCCGAAAAACCTCCAGAGGAGCCTCTTGTCACAAAAGTCACAAAAATTCCAAAGGAACAAAAAGGCATAACAATAAAGGGTGTTGATAATGTTCTGTATCATACAGCGAAATGCTGTTACCCTGTGGCAGGAGACAAACTTATAGGATTTGTAACAAGAGGCAGAGGGGTAACAATTCACAGAAAAGACTGTGCAAATCTTGACAGACTTGCTCTCGACGATGCGAGACTGGTAGAGGTTGATTGGAAAGCTGATGGGAATGCAACATCATCAGCACGATTAATTGTTGAAACTGTTGACAAGCCAGGTATGTTAGCAAACCTCAGTGCAGTCATATCTTCTGTTGATGTAAATATAAGCCATCTCGAAGCAAGTTCAACAGAAGATAAAAAAGCGCACATTATTTTCATACTTGATGTTAAAGATAAGAACCAACTTCTAACACTTATTCAAAAGATTGTCCAGATCGAAGGAGTTTTGAAAGTAAGCAGATAG
- a CDS encoding NYN domain-containing protein, translated as MPFTAVINRGGYTISHIIIDGYNVIGIFHKDLKKQREIFIDSLIEYKKRKGHDITIVFDGWKTGQGQEMKSIIGGIKVIYSRIGDTADSVIKRIISSERRQWIVITSDRDIAHHAWSSGSIPLRAEDFLNILQRKSFSNPEEDEDKEDWPEISRKGNPKRLSKKDRAISKALSKL; from the coding sequence ATACCCTTTACTGCAGTTATAAATCGTGGAGGTTATACCATTTCGCATATAATCATAGATGGTTACAATGTAATTGGAATTTTCCATAAAGACCTAAAAAAACAGCGGGAAATATTCATAGATTCCCTCATAGAATACAAGAAGAGAAAAGGGCATGATATTACAATTGTTTTTGATGGATGGAAGACAGGACAAGGACAGGAAATGAAATCCATTATTGGTGGTATAAAGGTTATCTATTCAAGGATTGGAGACACTGCTGATTCTGTTATAAAAAGAATTATTTCTTCAGAAAGACGGCAGTGGATCGTCATAACATCAGACAGGGATATCGCGCATCATGCATGGTCATCAGGTTCTATTCCTCTGCGTGCAGAAGATTTTCTGAATATTCTTCAAAGAAAATCTTTTTCTAATCCCGAAGAAGATGAAGATAAAGAAGATTGGCCTGAAATTTCAAGGAAGGGTAATCCAAAAAGACTTTCGAAAAAAGATAGGGCTATCAGCAAGGCACTAAGCAAGCTTTAA
- the recJ gene encoding single-stranded-DNA-specific exonuclease RecJ, producing MHRQWFVNRTNPEYIKYLSRSSSVSPVLAQILINRSIKTPEQIISFLNPNLAQLSDPFTINGMETAVTRILKAADQNETVLVHGDYDADGITATAIVLKLLKALGINTHYIIPHRMINGYGFKPYSIQYANQVGASLIITVDCGITSVETVSLCREEGIDVIITDHHEPFRSQNKDDKITNDDFLLPDALTIINPKISNSQSPVFNLSGAGIAFKLAQAFANIKNSSFSIYDFLALAALGTIADVVPLTGENRVIVKEGLKLIENGTPGLHALKQVSGIDKRDLKASLLLFTLIPRINACGRISDANDAIKLFLTDSDEEAMNIALWLEKLNKERQQIEEAIYTEAMHLLNKKGINPVIVLSSEGWHRGVIGIVASKITEAFFRPAILFSIEGSYARGSARSIPSFDIHKALTRCNDYLTAFGGHKQAAGLEIKAEKIPDFEEHINKIAKEILTEKDLIPLLEIDADVNLSDISSQLMKELTMLEPFGTGNSEPLLGSKRLEIIYPRIVGNNHLKMKLKQKNQSLDAIGFDMGSYCEQLTGSNIVDAVFTPHINEWEGNRSLQLHLKAIRPSQ from the coding sequence ATGCACAGGCAATGGTTTGTAAATAGAACAAACCCAGAATATATAAAGTATCTCTCGAGGTCATCTTCTGTATCTCCTGTCCTTGCACAAATCTTAATAAACAGATCAATAAAAACTCCGGAGCAGATAATCTCTTTTCTAAATCCCAATCTTGCACAACTTTCTGATCCCTTTACTATCAATGGCATGGAAACAGCAGTTACCAGGATTTTAAAAGCTGCTGACCAGAATGAGACAGTCCTTGTTCATGGTGATTATGATGCTGATGGAATAACCGCAACAGCGATTGTTCTTAAATTACTCAAAGCTCTTGGTATAAATACTCATTACATAATTCCTCATAGGATGATTAATGGCTACGGCTTTAAACCATATTCAATACAATATGCCAATCAAGTAGGGGCATCTTTGATAATCACTGTTGATTGCGGAATCACTTCAGTGGAAACAGTATCCTTATGCAGGGAAGAAGGCATCGATGTAATTATAACAGACCATCATGAACCATTCAGAAGCCAGAATAAAGATGATAAGATAACGAATGATGACTTTTTACTTCCAGATGCGTTAACTATTATCAATCCCAAAATCTCAAATTCTCAATCTCCCGTCTTCAATCTCTCAGGTGCAGGCATCGCATTTAAGCTCGCCCAGGCTTTTGCAAATATTAAAAATTCATCTTTCAGTATTTATGATTTTTTAGCTCTTGCAGCACTCGGCACAATTGCTGATGTCGTCCCACTTACCGGGGAAAACAGAGTCATTGTAAAAGAAGGATTAAAGCTTATAGAAAATGGCACCCCGGGATTACATGCACTGAAACAGGTCTCAGGGATTGATAAGAGAGATTTAAAAGCTAGCCTTCTTTTGTTCACCTTGATTCCAAGAATTAACGCATGCGGAAGAATATCTGATGCGAATGATGCAATAAAGCTTTTTCTGACTGATTCTGATGAAGAGGCAATGAATATAGCTCTATGGCTCGAAAAGCTTAATAAAGAAAGGCAGCAGATTGAAGAAGCCATTTATACAGAAGCAATGCACTTACTAAACAAAAAAGGGATAAATCCAGTTATCGTTCTGTCTTCAGAAGGATGGCATAGAGGGGTTATAGGAATCGTTGCGTCAAAAATTACAGAGGCTTTTTTTCGGCCTGCTATTCTTTTTTCTATTGAAGGTTCTTATGCCAGAGGTTCAGCAAGGAGCATACCCTCTTTTGATATTCACAAAGCTCTCACCAGATGCAATGATTATCTTACAGCATTTGGTGGACACAAACAAGCTGCTGGTCTTGAAATAAAGGCTGAAAAAATTCCAGATTTTGAAGAACATATTAATAAAATTGCAAAAGAAATCCTTACAGAAAAAGACCTTATCCCGCTTCTCGAAATAGACGCGGATGTAAATCTTTCTGATATCAGTTCGCAATTAATGAAAGAATTAACAATGCTCGAGCCATTCGGTACTGGAAATTCTGAGCCATTACTCGGCTCGAAAAGACTCGAGATAATATACCCCAGAATAGTCGGGAATAATCACCTAAAAATGAAACTTAAACAGAAAAATCAGTCTCTTGATGCAATAGGTTTCGATATGGGTTCATACTGTGAGCAGTTGACAGGTTCCAATATTGTTGATGCTGTATTCACACCTCATATTAACGAGTGGGAGGGAAACAGGAGCCTTCAATTACATTTAAAGGCTATCAGACCAAGCCAGTAA
- the secD gene encoding protein translocase subunit SecD, translated as MKKKILWRLILIIITIILAFIFFLPNTPLFKYMPEWWKNNMPHKGIILGLDLQGGLHLVFEVEGDKAVEITTERYASGLKDLFTKKKLSADVTVSGLTIKINPSTPEIRKTIEENYPALTFIGEGGTLVYKISDKEVKRIKDNAADQALETIRNRIDQFGVAEPTIMRQSENEIVIQLPGIKDPKRAIDLIGKTAQLEFKIVDDESPIAAELPQSIIPGEEELFLQQFAGKIPEGDEILFEKRINRETGEIRKIPILLKKQAVLTGDLLSDAKVNIDSRFNEPYVSISFNNAGAKLFEEITAANVKKRLAIILDNTVYSAPVIQERIPGGNAQITGSFTIDEAKDLSIVLRAGALPAPLNMLQNVTVGPSLGRDSINAGKIAGIIGTIAVVVFMIFYYRLSGLIADFALVLNIILLLGAMASLNATLTLPGIAGIILAIGMAVDSNVLMFERMREELRAGKTPASAVDSGYHKAFWTIFDSHVTTLITAAVLFQFGTGPIKGFAVTLSLGVAINLFTALVGTKTIFDIIISKVKFRTLSI; from the coding sequence ATGAAAAAAAAGATTCTGTGGCGATTGATACTCATAATCATAACTATTATCCTTGCTTTCATCTTTTTCCTTCCTAATACACCTTTGTTTAAATACATGCCAGAATGGTGGAAGAATAATATGCCACATAAAGGTATTATCCTCGGGCTTGACCTTCAGGGTGGGCTTCATCTTGTATTTGAAGTTGAGGGCGATAAGGCTGTTGAGATAACTACTGAAAGATATGCTTCAGGACTTAAAGACCTTTTTACAAAGAAAAAACTTTCTGCGGATGTAACTGTAAGCGGATTAACAATCAAAATAAATCCGTCAACCCCTGAGATAAGGAAAACGATTGAAGAGAACTATCCTGCTCTAACATTTATCGGGGAAGGGGGAACCCTTGTTTACAAAATATCAGATAAAGAGGTAAAAAGGATAAAGGATAATGCTGCTGATCAGGCTCTTGAGACAATCCGCAATAGGATTGATCAATTCGGAGTAGCAGAACCAACTATCATGAGACAGAGCGAAAACGAAATTGTCATTCAACTACCTGGCATCAAAGATCCAAAACGTGCCATTGATCTAATTGGTAAAACTGCCCAACTCGAATTCAAGATTGTTGACGACGAATCTCCTATAGCAGCCGAACTTCCTCAATCAATCATACCTGGCGAAGAGGAATTATTTTTACAGCAATTTGCCGGAAAAATTCCTGAAGGTGATGAGATACTTTTTGAGAAAAGGATAAATAGAGAAACAGGGGAAATAAGGAAGATACCAATCCTCCTTAAAAAGCAAGCTGTCCTAACAGGGGATTTACTCAGTGATGCTAAAGTTAATATTGACTCGCGGTTCAATGAACCATATGTTTCAATTTCATTCAATAATGCAGGTGCAAAACTTTTCGAAGAGATAACGGCTGCGAATGTGAAAAAAAGGCTTGCAATTATTCTTGATAATACTGTTTACTCTGCTCCAGTTATCCAGGAAAGAATTCCTGGAGGTAATGCACAGATAACAGGTAGCTTTACAATAGATGAAGCTAAAGACCTCAGTATAGTCTTGAGGGCTGGAGCTCTTCCTGCTCCTCTGAATATGCTTCAAAATGTTACTGTCGGTCCTTCACTCGGAAGAGATTCGATAAATGCAGGCAAAATAGCAGGAATTATTGGCACAATAGCAGTTGTAGTCTTCATGATCTTTTATTACAGATTGTCCGGTCTCATTGCTGACTTTGCATTAGTTCTCAATATAATTCTTCTTCTCGGAGCTATGGCTTCACTTAATGCCACCCTTACTCTTCCAGGTATTGCAGGTATAATTCTGGCTATTGGTATGGCAGTTGACTCAAATGTATTGATGTTCGAAAGGATGAGAGAGGAACTACGTGCAGGTAAAACTCCTGCATCTGCAGTTGATTCCGGCTACCATAAGGCATTCTGGACTATATTCGATTCTCATGTAACTACATTAATAACAGCAGCAGTATTGTTCCAGTTTGGCACAGGCCCTATAAAGGGTTTTGCTGTTACTTTAAGTCTCGGCGTTGCCATAAATCTTTTTACAGCACTCGTGGGAACAAAAACTATTTTTGATATTATAATCAGCAAGGTAAAGTTTAGGACTCTGAGCATATGA
- a CDS encoding ATP-dependent helicase, whose product MKKYYLHREVSNFKINYEKELNQEQFSVVMHPNNPMLVLAGAGTGKTRTVTYRVARLIETGLKPEHILLLTFTNKAAKEMMRRVENLGRNIHGLWGGTFHHIGNMILRRHCSLIGYKQGFSILDREDAKDLFDICLSEIGKIKTMIPKGSVLCEISSLMRNKEKNLEEIILFRFPHFANVIDEIHELIDLYEKKKHSLNLMDFDDLLTNWKRLLLEYENIKEYYSSKFVHILVDEYQDTNKLQAEIVDLLSITNRNIMAVGDDAQSIYSFRGADFENILKFSERYPDVTIFNLTINYRSTPEILDLANKSIKHNVRQFSKELYSVKKEGNLPNLVPLRDVFQQADFVAQKIIDMNVEGMPLNEIAVLYRSHYQSMELQMELQRRGIPFEVRSGLKFFEQAHIKDILSFLRVVVNPYDELSWKRILKLIPGIGKITATKLWNSIFQSEVPLDKLCDMRELIPKKSLNGFYLFIEMLKKLKGDNNTHMPLKPSEAIDYILTNGYEDYLYSHYPNAEERIEDIEQMTRFAVKYPSLETFISEMSLQSVSGGEVEEGDEDKECVILSTVHQAKGLEWDTVFLIGLNDGKFPSVKSLKTEFEEERRLFYVAVTRAKKALYLCYPLSSEECHGLGFLRPSRFIKELPVDVYEELIVEDTNEIY is encoded by the coding sequence ATGAAAAAATATTATCTGCACAGAGAAGTCTCAAATTTCAAGATAAATTACGAAAAAGAGCTTAATCAGGAGCAGTTTTCTGTTGTAATGCACCCTAATAATCCCATGCTTGTACTTGCAGGTGCAGGGACAGGAAAAACAAGAACAGTTACCTATCGAGTTGCACGTCTTATTGAAACAGGCCTCAAGCCTGAACATATTTTACTTCTTACATTTACCAATAAGGCAGCGAAGGAGATGATGCGTAGAGTTGAAAATTTAGGAAGGAATATCCATGGACTCTGGGGAGGCACATTTCATCATATAGGCAATATGATTTTAAGACGGCATTGCAGTTTAATAGGATATAAACAAGGTTTTTCAATCCTTGATAGAGAGGATGCTAAAGACCTTTTTGATATATGCCTTTCAGAAATTGGCAAGATAAAGACTATGATTCCAAAAGGCTCTGTTCTTTGTGAAATATCAAGTCTTATGAGAAACAAAGAAAAAAATCTTGAAGAGATCATTCTTTTCAGATTCCCGCATTTTGCGAATGTTATTGATGAAATACATGAATTAATCGATCTTTATGAAAAAAAGAAGCATTCTCTCAATCTGATGGACTTTGATGACCTTCTAACAAATTGGAAGAGATTATTGCTTGAATACGAGAATATAAAAGAATATTATTCATCAAAATTTGTACATATACTTGTTGATGAATACCAGGATACAAATAAACTTCAGGCAGAGATTGTTGATTTACTGTCTATTACAAACAGGAATATTATGGCAGTGGGAGATGATGCACAGTCAATATATTCATTCAGAGGAGCAGACTTCGAAAATATCCTCAAGTTTTCAGAACGATACCCTGATGTCACTATCTTCAATCTAACAATTAACTATAGATCAACACCGGAAATTCTCGATCTCGCTAATAAGAGTATCAAGCATAATGTAAGACAATTCAGTAAGGAACTCTATTCAGTAAAAAAAGAAGGTAATCTGCCAAATCTTGTTCCTCTGAGGGATGTTTTTCAGCAGGCAGATTTTGTAGCGCAGAAGATAATTGACATGAACGTTGAAGGAATGCCTCTGAATGAGATTGCAGTTCTCTATCGTTCACATTATCAGTCTATGGAACTCCAGATGGAGCTTCAAAGAAGGGGTATACCTTTTGAGGTGAGATCAGGACTGAAATTTTTCGAGCAGGCACATATAAAGGATATCCTTTCATTTCTCAGGGTGGTAGTTAATCCATATGATGAACTGAGCTGGAAAAGGATACTGAAGTTAATCCCCGGGATAGGAAAGATAACTGCAACAAAACTATGGAATTCAATATTTCAATCTGAAGTCCCTCTTGATAAACTCTGTGATATGAGAGAACTTATTCCAAAAAAATCCCTGAACGGATTTTATCTCTTTATAGAGATGTTGAAAAAATTAAAGGGTGATAATAATACACATATGCCCCTCAAGCCATCTGAGGCAATCGATTATATACTCACAAACGGATATGAAGACTATTTGTACAGTCATTATCCTAATGCAGAGGAACGAATTGAAGATATTGAGCAAATGACAAGATTTGCAGTAAAATACCCCTCTCTTGAGACTTTTATAAGTGAAATGAGTCTCCAGAGTGTATCTGGAGGAGAAGTAGAGGAAGGGGATGAAGACAAGGAGTGTGTTATACTCTCTACTGTGCACCAGGCAAAGGGTCTTGAATGGGATACTGTTTTTTTGATTGGACTGAACGATGGAAAGTTCCCGTCAGTAAAATCTCTGAAAACAGAATTTGAAGAAGAAAGAAGACTTTTTTATGTTGCGGTTACCAGGGCAAAAAAGGCTCTATATCTTTGTTATCCATTATCTTCTGAAGAATGTCATGGGCTTGGATTTTTGAGACCTTCACGATTTATTAAAGAATTGCCCGTGGATGTCTATGAAGAACTGATTGTTGAAGACACAAATGAGATATATTGA
- a CDS encoding phosphatase PAP2 family protein translates to MRRLTDIFIKNRPADVLTIIFLLFLIILCLIYYKNLPRAPFLISLYSSLIFAQIFLIKIKDKWKFPQLFYNIIFPVVCVLSIFDSLEWVVHYVNPDDIDPFLIYLDYLIFNAHPTVILENIMHPVLTDILQIAYSTYYFMPISLGIVLLKNKQKEAFEKSLFLILLCFYLSYLGYILFPALGPRFTIDHLQNYELEGFIVAEPIQNLLNRLEGIKRDAFPSGHTGIALLVAYLAFKFSRRLFWLLIPFVSLLIFSTVYCRYHYVVDIFAGIGLTVITIMPGEFLYDLWTKSERLAKLSAPS, encoded by the coding sequence ATGAGGAGACTAACGGATATATTTATAAAAAATCGTCCTGCAGATGTTCTAACAATCATATTCCTGTTATTCCTTATCATCCTGTGTCTAATTTACTATAAAAATTTACCAAGAGCACCATTTCTGATCAGCCTCTATTCATCTCTTATCTTTGCCCAGATTTTTCTCATTAAGATAAAAGACAAATGGAAATTTCCGCAACTCTTTTATAACATAATTTTTCCTGTCGTCTGTGTCCTTTCAATCTTTGACAGTCTTGAATGGGTCGTACATTATGTAAATCCTGATGATATTGATCCATTTCTGATTTATCTTGATTATCTTATATTCAATGCACACCCAACTGTTATACTCGAAAATATTATGCATCCTGTTCTGACAGACATTCTCCAGATAGCATATTCAACTTATTATTTTATGCCGATAAGCCTGGGGATAGTTCTCCTGAAGAATAAACAAAAAGAAGCATTTGAAAAATCGTTGTTTTTGATTCTCTTATGTTTTTATCTCTCATATCTTGGTTACATTCTTTTCCCTGCACTCGGCCCTAGATTCACGATAGACCATCTTCAGAACTATGAACTTGAGGGGTTCATTGTTGCAGAACCAATCCAGAATCTATTAAACCGTCTCGAGGGAATAAAAAGAGATGCTTTTCCAAGTGGGCATACAGGTATAGCCCTCTTAGTTGCATACCTCGCCTTTAAGTTTTCAAGAAGATTATTCTGGTTGTTAATCCCTTTTGTCTCTTTACTTATATTTTCTACCGTATATTGTAGGTATCATTATGTAGTGGATATATTTGCTGGCATTGGCCTGACTGTAATTACTATAATGCCAGGTGAGTTTCTTTATGACCTATGGACAAAATCAGAACGACTGGCAAAGTTATCAGCACCTTCTTGA
- the yajC gene encoding preprotein translocase subunit YajC, whose translation MSFNFIDIAYAMGPTPQGGGQGGTGGLFASLIPLILIFVIFYFLLIRPQQKRAKEHKSMIDNLKKGDKIITSGGIYGVIESVGTNTITIKIAENTRIKIGKPYVASLRAASDED comes from the coding sequence ATGTCATTCAACTTCATTGATATAGCATATGCAATGGGACCAACTCCCCAAGGAGGTGGACAGGGGGGTACCGGAGGACTTTTTGCAAGCCTTATCCCGCTTATTCTCATATTTGTCATTTTCTATTTTCTTCTTATAAGACCCCAGCAGAAAAGGGCAAAGGAACATAAGAGTATGATAGATAATCTCAAAAAGGGAGATAAAATTATCACATCTGGTGGCATTTATGGTGTTATTGAGTCAGTTGGAACAAACACCATTACAATCAAAATTGCTGAAAACACCAGGATCAAAATTGGCAAACCATATGTTGCATCCTTAAGGGCAGCTTCAGATGAAGATTGA